Sequence from the Cuculus canorus isolate bCucCan1 chromosome 24, bCucCan1.pri, whole genome shotgun sequence genome:
CATGTCCACCAGCAAGTGCCACTGAGAACGAAGAAGTGAAACAGCTTGACATGATGACGGGAAGTTGATGTAAAGCCCTCAGGCTCAGATTATCTCCTCGTAATAGCTTTGTGCCCACCACTGGCTCCTCTGCAAACCTTCAGGGATGAATCCTGCCCCTTCCTAACTCTTCTAGTGCTTTCACCTAACACCGAGGCCAAGCTGATGCTCtgacttctttccttcttgagTATTTTGAGTGTTTGATTGACCCTGGAGAGCACCGGGGCTCTGCTGAGGGCAAACCTTGAGGCTGTGGGTCCTGCTTCCCTTACTGCCGATTTTTTATAGATGCTAAAACCAGGAGGTCAGCAAATCCCCAGGGCTGAAAGCCCCGGGAGAGTTGAAATCAGGGTGATCCTGAGTTATAAGGCTCCtaacccccccaaaaataactagaaagaaagaaaagcattatgGTGGGCtccaaaaaaaagacagaaatcaaCTCAAAGTGAGCAAGGGTATTGGTAAAGGGTGCAGGGAATGTGCTGTGATgtggctgctctgggcaggaggAATTGGGGAAGGAAAATCCCGGCAGGGTTGGCCCTGCTCTTTACTGACATTCTTTCCACTGACCGATCCCTTGGCTGGAATCTGGCCTGGAGCAGGAATaggaggagatgggagatggGTTCTGACATtccctatggaaaaaaaaatccccttctGGACtaaagacaaagcagaagggATGTGGTCGAGCAGTTGGAGTCAggagggaagggctgtggatggGTTCAAATCCCACCCACGCTGTTGCTCATGCAGAGTCCATGattgtgcctcagtttccctactGGGGAGGTGGGACCAATGCGTCTTTGCCGAGAGAAGAGTGCGAAGGGAGGATTTTGGGGCTTTGGTTGCCTACATGTGCAGGCGTTGGTACTGGAGAAGCCAGAGTCAAGGTGGAAGAAGATCCAGTGCAGCTTGACTCCTCTGCCAGGGTGTGGGGAGACACAGGAAAGGTGGCCATTGGGTTTGGTGCATGGGAGAAGCCACGAACATGGATTGTGTGCCAAAAATACCACTCTGAGATAAAGGACTTAGGCAGGGACCTTCAGGAAGCCCATGGTGGAGGAAAAGCTGGGTCTGGCACTGCCCTACCCGCTCTGTTCTGGTGGGACAGGCAGGAGGGACTGGGAACGGAGCATAGGGGCTGGCACCAGGGTGGCTCTGTATGGCCGGGGGTGCCCCTGCGGAAGGGCCGGACCCTGGGGTGCTCCTCGCATCCAGACATCCCTCATGGGGCTGAGTTCCTCCTCTTCTGATCAGaagcaggatcaggcccttACCCTGCAACAGAGAGCGGCAGGATGGGGCCGTGTGAAATATGGGTGGTGAGTGGGAGCAGCGTGGGGAGGTGGGAAAGGCAGCGTGCGGAGGGTGCTGTGCTGGTGTTGAGTCTGAGCACAGGGAAGGCGCAGATCCAGAGTGCCGTGGGGTCCAGGTGGGCAGCCACAAAGGGCCAAGGGTGCTCTGGCCACGCAAGCTGGCCACGAGGAGACCGTGGGCTCCCGCATCCCGGCTTTAACTGAAGGGACCAGATGATGCAGGATTGGTGAGGGGAGCTGGCAGCCACCCGCGTCACTGGTGCCACCCTGGGGCTCAGACAAAGCCTTTGTTTGCTGGGCGGCCGAGCTGCCCTCCCCACCATgccagctcccccagcccccccggCGCGGCGGGCAGCGTAATCCCCATGGGGAGAGCACATGAAATCAGATGGACAAGTTTTGATGTGAGGCAGCAGCTTAGGGTGGGCTCAAGTTTCCCTTAGGTTTTCTATATTTATCTCCGTGATTTAATGCCAGCGCCGGGGTTTAAATGGCACCAAACAGTTGGCgtggggagagggagcagcCGTCCCCGAGCCGCACACACGTCCCTGAGCTGCCCACACGCCCATGGAGCTCTTCGAGACCAACCCTTATTTTTTCCCAGACCAAAGGTTTTACGATGGGGAAAATTTTCTGGGGTCCCGCTTGCAGGGCTACGAGCCAGTGGCGTTCCCTGAGCGGCCCGAGGTGGCCCTGTGTCCTGAGGGCAGGGTAgctttggaggagaaggactcaGCCCTGCCCGAGCATTGTCCTGGACAATGCTTGCCCTGGGCCTGCAAGGTTTGCAAGCGGAAGACCGTCTCCATCGACCGTCGTCGGGCAGCCACTCTGCGGGAGAAACGTAGGTTGAAGAAGGTGAATGAAGCCTTCGAAGCATTGAAACGCAGCACCCTGCTCAACCCCAATCAGCGTCTGCCCAAAGTGGAGATCCTGCGCAGTGCCATCCAGTACATTGAGCGCCTGCAGAGCTTGCTCAGCACCCTCAACCAGCAGGAGCGGGAGCAGAGGGACCTACGCTTCCGTCCTGCTGCTCCACAGCCTGGGGTAAGTGGCTCTGTGCAACCTCTGGGGCCCCCAAACCTTGACTGGGGATCAGTGTGGGGGTGATGCTCTATGAGGATGATGTCTATGGGGATGATGTTCTGTGGGGTCATGCTCTATGAGGGTGATGTCCGTTGGGAATGTTGTTCTACGGGGGTGATGCTCTACAGGGGTGATGTTCTATGGAGGTGGTGTTCTATGGGAGTGATGATCTATGAGGATGGTGCTCTATGGAGATGATGTCTTATGGAGATGATACCCTGTGGGGGTGATGCTCTGTGGGTGATGTTCATTGGGGGTATGAGGATGGTACCCTATGGGGGTGATGCCTTGTGGAGATGATGCCCTGTGGGGGTGATGCTCTATGGGGGTGATCCCCAGGCAGAGGCATCGCAGGCAGCTCTGGAGCATTGGGGGGAGCATTGGGGCAAGATAGTTGCTGCTGTGGTAGGTTGGTGTGACCTGCATAAAAGCTCCAGGTAGCAGTGACCCAGCTGTGTGCTCAGATCCCTGACTGACAGCAGTCCTTCCCTGTGTGTTGATGTAGTGGGGGCTGCACGGTCTACTGCGTTGAGCGTGGCACGCGTGCCTGGGCTTGGGAgggaaaataaaggcaaaaaatgaactaaataatataaaatcaaagaaaaaaactaaaataaattaaactaaactGAATCGAAATAAGCCaaaatggttggactcgatggcccagtgggtcccttccaacctagtgattctatgattctatgaatctaaaataatataaaatagaatgaaataaaatgaataaaatataaaataaaattactccccccttccctgctcACAGACACATATCCTCACTCCTGGTTTCTCCCTATAAGGTCTTGGGGTGGCACAACCCACAAAGCCTCTGAACAGGCACCACTGGTCTCCACCCCACAGGTTACTGGTGCTCCTGGGTGCAACACCCGCagcttccctcccctctcctgctATGCCATGCTGTTGCAGGTGCCGTGACACGCTGGGGCACGAGGacttctcctgctgctcaccTTGGCACAGCGTTCCCAGGCAGGGGGACGAGGGGATCGGTGCGGGGCCACCTCCGGTTTCTTAGACCAAAGGTGCCAAT
This genomic interval carries:
- the MYOG gene encoding myogenin, with the translated sequence MELFETNPYFFPDQRFYDGENFLGSRLQGYEPVAFPERPEVALCPEGRVALEEKDSALPEHCPGQCLPWACKVCKRKTVSIDRRRAATLREKRRLKKVNEAFEALKRSTLLNPNQRLPKVEILRSAIQYIERLQSLLSTLNQQEREQRDLRFRPAAPQPGAASECGSSSSSCSPEWSSQLEFGTSAADHLLADDAEDRNLHSLSSIVESIAVEDVAVTFQEEQVQN